A region from the Melioribacter roseus P3M-2 genome encodes:
- a CDS encoding alanyl-tRNA editing protein, whose protein sequence is MYNENPKEYYPPMHTAEHLLNGTMNKIYNCGRAFSAHIEKKKSKCDYKFDRNLTEEEIRKIEEIINQLIRDDLPVKEDFITRKEAESKFNLERLPEEAGDTIRIIKIGDYDACPCSGVHVNSTSEIKSFRIVSTSHQDGALRVRFKIGA, encoded by the coding sequence TTGTATAACGAAAATCCAAAAGAATATTATCCGCCGATGCATACGGCGGAGCATCTTTTGAACGGGACGATGAATAAGATTTATAATTGCGGCAGAGCTTTCAGCGCTCACATCGAAAAGAAAAAGTCAAAGTGCGACTATAAGTTCGACAGAAATTTAACCGAAGAAGAAATAAGAAAAATAGAAGAAATTATAAATCAATTAATTAGAGACGATCTGCCCGTAAAAGAAGATTTTATTACGAGGAAAGAAGCCGAGAGCAAATTCAATCTGGAACGTTTGCCCGAGGAGGCAGGCGATACTATTAGAATTATTAAAATAGGCGATTATGACGCCTGCCCTTGCAGCGGAGTTCACGTAAATTCTACGAGCGAAATAAAAAGTTTTCGAATCGTTTCCACAAGTCATCAGGACGGAGCGCTGCGAGTTCGTTTTAAAATAGGGGCGTAA
- a CDS encoding NifB/NifX family molybdenum-iron cluster-binding protein has translation MKIAVASDDNFHVSGHIGRVNGFIIYECSDGKILDKQYLENNFTNHGRGNRGEHHHGEGHRHGHERLIEALKGAEVLIFTSGGWRLIEDLEANGIKPFMTDEEIADRAVEKYLSGELTEKEDNVCHHGRH, from the coding sequence ATGAAAATAGCGGTAGCCTCGGACGATAATTTTCACGTATCGGGACATATAGGACGCGTTAACGGATTTATTATTTATGAATGCTCCGATGGAAAAATTCTCGACAAACAATATCTCGAAAATAATTTTACCAATCACGGTCGCGGCAACAGGGGAGAACATCATCACGGCGAAGGTCACAGACACGGTCACGAACGACTGATAGAAGCTTTAAAAGGAGCCGAGGTTTTGATTTTTACATCCGGCGGCTGGAGATTGATTGAAGACCTCGAAGCCAACGGCATCAAACCGTTTATGACTGACGAAGAAATTGCAGACCGCGCCGTTGAAAAATATCTGTCGGGAGAACTGACCGAAAAAGAAGATAACGTTTGTCATCACGGAAGGCATTGA
- a CDS encoding S9 family peptidase, whose translation MKSRKIMLFVIIASLVYGQNKKLTFQQAFYFGQPRLTKSLPQIKGWLDDEHYFELSVRDGKSIIEKVNVENNEREVYLDYSQIGLPEGFNLDEAVINNDSYTKFIFERDNDLYYLSVEDNLFKKLTDDKAEEKNPKFSPDGKKVAYTKENNLYYYDIENEIERRLTDDGSDLVYNGRASWVYMEEILGRSTNYAAFWWAPDSRKISFLRFDDSPVPEFILVKADGQHGSIEKQRYPKAGDPNPFVKLGIADLEKNNIVWADFPDDNDQYIAWPVWTRDSQLTVQWMNRQQDTIKIYSIDVKDGSKRLLHTEHQKTWVEWFEDIYFMKNNPGFIIRTGLDGYYHLYLYDGKGKLLKKLTEGADINVTSLELVDEKNNLVYFEGWSNNSTERHLFVVNMNNNKIVKLTDKPGTHACNLSPNGKYFIDRFSCINTPPALLLYEANGELIREIGNSKSDIFDEYDLPKAQLFKIKTEDGYDLPALWYLPEDLDSTKKYPVLISIYGGPNAPTVRNSFPYRLEPQFLAQNGIIYMSVDHRGSGHFGKAGTDLMHRNLGKWEMHDYIEAVKWLRKLPFVDTAKIAINGGSYGGYVTALALTSAPGYFNYGIAEFGVMDWMLYDNVYTERYMDTPDENPDGYRKSSVLNYAENYKGGMLIIHGTMDDNVHMQNSIQLIDKLQRLNKEFEMMFYPNQRHGIRFPHYFHAQKTIAEFIFKNLLNKELATD comes from the coding sequence ATGAAATCAAGAAAAATAATGCTGTTTGTTATTATCGCTTCTCTTGTCTACGGACAAAATAAAAAACTCACTTTTCAACAGGCGTTTTATTTCGGTCAACCGAGACTAACAAAATCGTTGCCTCAAATTAAGGGATGGCTTGACGATGAACATTATTTTGAATTGTCAGTAAGAGATGGTAAAAGTATTATTGAAAAGGTGAACGTTGAAAACAATGAAAGGGAAGTATACCTGGATTATTCCCAAATCGGCTTGCCAGAAGGATTTAATCTTGATGAGGCTGTAATCAATAACGACAGCTACACTAAGTTTATTTTTGAACGGGATAACGACCTCTACTATCTTTCCGTAGAAGATAATCTTTTCAAGAAATTGACAGACGACAAAGCGGAAGAAAAAAATCCTAAGTTCTCGCCGGACGGGAAAAAAGTTGCATATACCAAAGAAAACAATCTTTATTATTACGATATCGAAAACGAAATTGAGCGCCGGCTTACCGACGACGGTAGCGACTTGGTTTATAACGGCCGGGCTTCGTGGGTTTATATGGAGGAAATTCTCGGACGCTCCACAAATTACGCCGCCTTCTGGTGGGCGCCTGATTCGAGAAAAATCTCGTTCCTCAGATTCGACGATTCTCCCGTTCCCGAATTTATTCTGGTTAAAGCCGACGGACAGCACGGCTCTATCGAAAAACAAAGATATCCGAAAGCGGGCGACCCGAATCCGTTTGTAAAACTCGGAATAGCTGATCTTGAAAAAAATAATATAGTCTGGGCGGATTTCCCCGACGACAACGATCAATACATTGCATGGCCGGTATGGACTCGCGATTCACAACTGACAGTACAATGGATGAACCGTCAACAGGATACGATAAAGATTTATAGTATTGACGTTAAAGACGGAAGCAAACGGCTCCTTCATACGGAACATCAGAAAACATGGGTGGAATGGTTTGAAGATATCTATTTTATGAAAAACAATCCGGGCTTTATTATTCGTACCGGATTGGACGGATATTATCATCTTTACCTCTATGACGGAAAAGGCAAGCTGCTGAAAAAGCTTACGGAAGGGGCGGATATAAACGTTACGTCGCTTGAATTGGTGGACGAAAAGAACAACCTGGTCTATTTCGAGGGATGGTCGAATAATTCGACGGAGCGTCATTTGTTTGTTGTGAATATGAACAATAATAAAATTGTTAAATTAACGGACAAGCCGGGTACGCACGCGTGTAATCTTTCGCCTAACGGCAAGTACTTTATCGACAGATTCAGTTGTATAAATACCCCGCCTGCGCTCTTATTGTACGAAGCAAATGGAGAATTAATAAGAGAAATCGGAAATTCAAAATCCGATATCTTTGACGAATATGATTTGCCAAAGGCGCAGTTGTTCAAAATAAAAACGGAAGACGGTTATGATTTGCCGGCGTTATGGTATTTACCCGAGGATCTTGATTCTACAAAAAAATATCCTGTTTTGATAAGTATTTACGGAGGTCCGAACGCGCCTACCGTTAGAAATTCTTTCCCTTACAGATTGGAACCACAATTTCTGGCTCAGAACGGAATTATTTATATGAGCGTCGATCACAGGGGAAGCGGGCATTTCGGAAAAGCCGGAACCGATTTAATGCACAGAAATTTGGGCAAGTGGGAGATGCACGATTATATCGAAGCCGTTAAATGGTTGAGAAAATTGCCTTTCGTCGACACTGCCAAAATAGCAATCAACGGAGGAAGTTACGGCGGATACGTCACGGCGCTGGCGCTTACGTCGGCTCCCGGCTACTTTAACTATGGCATTGCAGAGTTCGGAGTTATGGATTGGATGCTCTACGATAATGTTTATACTGAAAGGTATATGGATACGCCGGATGAAAATCCGGACGGCTACAGGAAGTCTTCGGTCTTAAATTATGCCGAAAATTACAAAGGCGGTATGCTAATTATTCACGGAACTATGGACGACAACGTTCATATGCAGAATTCAATACAGCTAATTGACAAATTACAGAGATTAAATAAGGAATTTGAAATGATGTTTTATCCGAATCAACGCCATGGCATTCGTTTCCCTCACTATTTCCACGCTCAAAAAACAATCGCGGAATTTATCTTTAAAAATTTATTGAATAAAGAACTCGCTACAGATTAA
- a CDS encoding DUF5362 domain-containing protein, with protein sequence MDEFNELNIEETPQPVSLFKLNFEKMIRDMRFVGIFVIIYGALACLSIIGAIIGVPIIIIGLRIREAAEQFEIYKATNQAAALRMGFELQGKYFRLAKIIIIVSLIITALWFIFILGLLISGFHSFYQLDCMDYNSIGLFSLL encoded by the coding sequence ATGGACGAATTCAACGAACTGAATATTGAAGAAACCCCGCAGCCGGTAAGTTTATTCAAATTGAATTTTGAGAAGATGATTCGCGACATGCGATTCGTCGGCATTTTTGTGATTATTTACGGAGCTCTTGCGTGCCTTTCAATTATCGGCGCAATTATCGGCGTGCCGATTATAATCATCGGTCTTAGAATTCGAGAAGCCGCGGAACAATTTGAAATCTATAAAGCGACCAATCAGGCGGCGGCTTTACGAATGGGCTTCGAATTGCAGGGCAAATATTTTCGCCTTGCCAAGATAATAATCATTGTATCTCTGATTATAACCGCTCTCTGGTTCATCTTTATTCTCGGACTTTTGATATCGGGTTTTCATTCTTTCTATCAGCTGGACTGCATGGATTATAATTCGATCGGACTCTTCAGCCTGCTGTAA
- a CDS encoding TetR/AcrR family transcriptional regulator produces the protein MPRTKEQNEQIRARTKQLIIDKALALFSEKGFAATTVDDIAGSAGISKGLIYNYFDSKEAILDTLWSEVYKIAETIDAELKNLKSPYDKIRYFINFTFDFLVKNENFWKLYVSIALQPNMLKKTEHITFEISRKMMPKAFEIFKEAGFKNPTEEAYFFSTSLDGIALNYFFDKKNFPLDKMHKFLLDYYSEKSIRKRNRN, from the coding sequence AAATACGAGCCAGGACGAAACAACTGATTATCGACAAAGCTCTGGCTCTCTTTTCCGAAAAAGGTTTTGCCGCCACGACAGTAGACGACATCGCCGGATCAGCCGGCATATCGAAAGGCCTCATTTATAATTATTTTGACAGCAAAGAAGCAATTCTCGACACTCTCTGGAGCGAGGTTTATAAAATTGCTGAGACTATCGATGCGGAATTAAAGAATTTAAAAAGCCCGTACGACAAAATCAGATATTTCATAAATTTCACATTCGATTTCCTCGTAAAGAACGAAAACTTCTGGAAATTGTACGTTTCGATTGCCCTTCAGCCCAACATGCTGAAAAAAACCGAACATATTACTTTCGAAATTTCCCGCAAAATGATGCCCAAGGCTTTTGAAATTTTTAAGGAAGCCGGTTTCAAAAATCCGACGGAAGAAGCTTACTTTTTCAGTACATCACTGGACGGAATCGCCCTCAATTATTTCTTCGACAAAAAGAATTTCCCGCTCGATAAAATGCATAAATTTCTACTCGACTATTATTCCGAAAAGTCGATACGCAAAAGGAACCGGAACTAA
- a CDS encoding sigma-54-dependent transcriptional regulator has translation MQKQEMINILLVEDEEFDVRRVKNTLDYYNSRIKLLDTVSNGMAALSLIRENPDKYDVVIMDYQISGGLKGEELISKMKSYDPFIQIIVVTKMTINITNYDFANNLLQAGAFWYCTKYPGNIEEYIYQPTDFILSIFNAYEKKKLEKQKLKSDKRLKKNIENLLEAKKIIGESKPMIQLKENIEKYAKSDVNILINGPSGTGKELVAWNIHLRSKRKYENFVPINCGSIPSDLLESELFGFEKGSFTGANREKPGLFEVANNGTLFLDEVGELPPTAQVKLLRVLQEGEIEKIGRTGKISVNVRIIAATNKNLAHEVNNNRFREDLYYRLNVVPLEIVPLRQRGDDILLLFEHFLDYFSQDLGFTKPVLEESAKEILLNYKWPGNVRELRNVVQRLVLNCPDRITAKDVSNPMILGNSIVSKEESGFEDLYEGQVLPLKEVERKFRIRYFKYVRSISSSDSAAAEKLGLAPSNFYRMCKELGLK, from the coding sequence ATGCAGAAACAAGAAATGATTAATATTTTACTTGTGGAAGACGAAGAATTCGACGTAAGAAGAGTAAAAAACACGCTCGACTATTACAATTCGAGAATCAAACTACTCGACACTGTTTCAAACGGAATGGCGGCGCTCTCGTTGATCAGGGAAAATCCCGATAAGTATGACGTGGTTATAATGGACTATCAGATCTCCGGCGGGCTTAAAGGCGAGGAACTGATTTCCAAAATGAAAAGTTACGACCCGTTTATTCAAATCATTGTCGTAACGAAGATGACCATAAATATTACAAATTACGATTTCGCCAATAATTTACTTCAGGCGGGCGCTTTCTGGTACTGTACGAAATATCCCGGCAATATTGAAGAATACATTTATCAACCGACCGACTTCATACTCAGTATATTCAATGCGTATGAAAAAAAGAAACTCGAAAAGCAAAAGTTGAAATCCGACAAGCGGCTTAAGAAAAATATTGAAAATCTGCTGGAAGCAAAAAAGATAATAGGCGAATCGAAACCGATGATTCAATTGAAAGAAAATATAGAAAAATACGCCAAGAGCGATGTAAACATATTGATAAACGGACCGTCCGGAACCGGCAAAGAATTGGTCGCATGGAATATCCATCTGAGGAGCAAGAGAAAATACGAAAATTTCGTACCGATTAACTGCGGAAGTATACCGAGCGATTTGCTCGAAAGTGAGTTGTTCGGATTTGAAAAGGGGTCTTTTACCGGCGCCAACAGAGAAAAACCCGGTCTTTTCGAAGTGGCTAATAACGGGACTTTGTTCCTCGACGAAGTCGGCGAACTTCCTCCTACAGCTCAGGTAAAATTACTGAGAGTGTTGCAGGAAGGTGAAATTGAAAAAATCGGAAGGACGGGTAAAATATCCGTTAACGTGAGAATTATAGCGGCAACTAATAAAAATCTTGCTCACGAAGTTAATAATAACCGCTTCCGCGAAGATTTGTATTATCGTTTGAATGTTGTGCCGCTTGAAATCGTGCCCCTCAGGCAGCGCGGCGACGATATACTCTTGCTGTTCGAACATTTCCTCGACTACTTCAGTCAGGACCTCGGATTTACAAAGCCGGTGCTTGAAGAGAGCGCTAAGGAAATTTTGTTGAATTACAAATGGCCCGGCAATGTGAGAGAACTGAGAAATGTAGTTCAACGTTTGGTTTTGAATTGTCCTGATCGCATTACAGCCAAAGACGTAAGCAATCCGATGATACTCGGGAACAGCATCGTCTCTAAGGAAGAATCGGGTTTCGAAGATTTGTACGAGGGGCAAGTGCTGCCGTTGAAAGAAGTGGAAAGAAAATTCAGAATACGTTATTTCAAATATGTTAGAAGCATCTCAAGTTCCGATTCGGCTGCCGCCGAAAAACTCGGATTGGCTCCTTCCAATTTTTATAGGATGTGTAAAGAACTCGGTTTGAAATAA
- a CDS encoding DUF134 domain-containing protein — MPRPKKHRRIKCCPAAYYFKPRGIPMYELLENILAEDEVEAVYWADLKGFDHEAGARKMQISRPTFGRILKSARSKIADALINGKALSINQDYFNKLKEE, encoded by the coding sequence ATGCCCAGACCGAAAAAACATAGAAGAATAAAATGTTGCCCGGCGGCTTATTATTTCAAGCCGCGCGGAATTCCGATGTATGAGCTTCTCGAAAATATTCTCGCAGAAGACGAAGTGGAAGCTGTTTATTGGGCGGACTTAAAAGGTTTCGACCACGAAGCCGGAGCGCGGAAGATGCAGATATCCCGCCCTACATTCGGGCGTATTCTAAAATCTGCAAGAAGTAAAATTGCGGACGCTCTTATTAACGGCAAAGCGCTTAGTATAAATCAGGATTATTTTAACAAGCTAAAGGAGGAATAA
- a CDS encoding thioredoxin family protein: MEEIKSIDKNGLTLGYFSTPDCNVCKTLKPKVKELLGTRYPEVKFLYVDVSNDRELAAQLNVFAVPTLILFADGKESFRMSRFVGLDELGDKIGRIYNLYF, translated from the coding sequence ATGGAAGAAATTAAATCGATTGACAAAAACGGCTTGACGCTTGGTTACTTCAGCACGCCGGATTGTAATGTTTGCAAGACATTGAAACCAAAAGTGAAGGAACTGCTCGGGACCCGGTATCCCGAAGTGAAATTTCTCTATGTCGATGTATCGAACGATAGAGAGTTGGCTGCTCAATTGAACGTCTTTGCCGTTCCTACGTTAATATTATTCGCCGACGGGAAAGAAAGTTTTAGAATGTCAAGATTTGTCGGGCTCGACGAATTGGGCGACAAAATAGGGCGGATATATAACCTCTACTTTTAG
- a CDS encoding TonB-dependent receptor translates to MHRFLLILFISYNILVAQKGVITGRIIEEDSQPVVGANIIITGTSFGAASDDKGRYEIRGVPYGQYTLEVSCVGYEKVSKKITIDKEISQINFILRESAVETEQILVTASKFEQRKEDLSVSAFVIKPDLISHKNYIAFDEILRDIPGVQVNLEQVSIRGSSGYSKGVGARVLVAINGIPLYGGDNGDIVWELIPISDIERVEVIKGPASSLYGTSAIGGVINIITKEAAQIPVTYIKSYAGFYDNPSYDIWKWNDNLRTFYGTEISHSSSIGSVGYTLSLKKFDNMSYRQNDYRKNYLGYFKINKTIDANRSILLFGDYLYMDRGNFLYWKDSRNALVPKDEDNGNTVKSNRFFSGFVYNNRFSDNLNSTFKLSYYYTRFDGYGIEVTTSIANLYRAEAIFNYSTKGNFNHTGGIEISGSTVKSNIFSNTKFGGGALYFQTEYRGVKNLIATLGLRYDYIKLDTIQGKNAITPRFGLNYKITRNLILRASAGAGFRAPTPAEVFTTAGIAGGIDVEQNPDLKSETSFSFESGLIYSPSEHLNFDATFYQTDYNNFIEPNLTKTGDIKFINLTKARIQGAEILCAWAAVPSTFNLTFAYNYMWARDVEKNRPMKYRPRNTVNLQIGFTKQPFELNADFRYSSKVEEIDFELTEPPLALIKDGYKRVPVYVIDLAGGVNFVFSNIAAKLKLSVKNLLNYNYVEFIGNLAPIRNYSLSAEIYF, encoded by the coding sequence ATGCACAGATTTCTATTAATTTTATTTATTTCATACAACATATTAGTGGCACAGAAAGGCGTAATAACCGGCAGAATAATCGAAGAAGACTCGCAGCCCGTAGTAGGCGCAAATATAATTATTACCGGAACGTCCTTCGGAGCGGCATCCGACGATAAAGGAAGATACGAAATACGAGGAGTGCCTTACGGTCAATATACGCTAGAAGTATCGTGCGTCGGCTACGAAAAGGTCAGCAAAAAAATTACAATCGACAAAGAGATTTCTCAAATTAATTTCATCCTGAGGGAATCCGCAGTAGAGACCGAACAAATTTTGGTAACCGCATCCAAGTTCGAGCAAAGGAAAGAAGATTTGTCCGTAAGCGCGTTTGTAATTAAGCCCGATTTAATATCGCATAAAAATTATATTGCTTTCGACGAAATATTAAGAGACATACCCGGCGTCCAGGTAAACCTTGAGCAGGTAAGCATCCGCGGATCGAGCGGTTACAGCAAAGGAGTGGGCGCTAGAGTATTGGTTGCAATCAACGGCATACCTCTTTACGGCGGAGATAACGGCGATATTGTATGGGAATTGATTCCCATTTCAGATATAGAGCGCGTGGAAGTAATCAAAGGACCTGCTAGCTCGCTCTACGGCACTTCGGCTATCGGAGGCGTAATTAATATAATTACCAAAGAAGCCGCTCAAATTCCCGTTACTTATATAAAATCTTATGCCGGCTTTTATGACAATCCCTCTTACGACATCTGGAAATGGAACGACAACCTGCGCACATTTTACGGTACGGAGATTTCGCACTCTTCCTCGATTGGATCGGTCGGATATACTCTGTCTCTTAAAAAATTCGACAATATGAGTTATCGTCAAAATGATTACAGGAAAAATTACCTCGGATATTTCAAAATCAACAAGACAATCGACGCTAATCGATCGATACTTCTTTTCGGCGACTATTTATATATGGACAGGGGAAACTTTTTGTACTGGAAAGATTCCCGGAATGCGTTGGTCCCGAAAGATGAAGATAACGGCAATACAGTGAAATCGAATCGATTCTTCAGCGGATTCGTATACAACAATCGTTTTTCGGACAATCTGAATTCAACATTCAAACTGAGTTATTATTACACCCGATTCGACGGTTATGGCATAGAAGTGACCACCTCCATCGCCAATCTCTACAGAGCCGAAGCAATTTTTAATTATTCGACAAAAGGTAATTTCAACCATACAGGCGGAATTGAAATTTCCGGTTCGACCGTAAAATCCAATATTTTTTCCAACACTAAATTTGGAGGCGGAGCGCTTTATTTTCAAACTGAGTACAGGGGCGTTAAAAATTTAATAGCCACTTTAGGCCTCCGTTACGACTATATAAAACTCGATACAATACAAGGGAAAAACGCCATAACCCCGCGTTTCGGATTGAATTACAAGATTACCCGCAATCTAATCTTAAGAGCGTCGGCCGGGGCGGGCTTCAGAGCGCCTACTCCGGCAGAAGTCTTTACAACAGCAGGAATTGCAGGCGGAATTGACGTCGAACAAAATCCCGATTTGAAATCCGAAACGAGTTTTTCATTCGAAAGCGGACTGATATACAGTCCGTCTGAGCATCTCAACTTCGATGCGACATTCTATCAGACAGATTATAATAATTTCATAGAACCGAACCTCACAAAAACGGGAGATATAAAATTCATCAATCTCACAAAAGCAAGAATACAGGGAGCGGAAATTTTATGCGCCTGGGCTGCCGTTCCTTCGACGTTTAATCTTACGTTCGCTTACAATTATATGTGGGCGAGAGACGTTGAAAAAAACCGACCGATGAAATATCGCCCGCGCAATACGGTTAATTTACAAATCGGTTTTACCAAACAACCATTCGAATTAAACGCCGATTTCAGATATTCGAGCAAGGTCGAAGAAATAGATTTCGAGCTGACCGAGCCGCCCCTGGCGCTTATAAAAGACGGCTACAAACGCGTTCCCGTATACGTAATCGACTTGGCGGGCGGCGTAAATTTTGTTTTCAGCAATATAGCGGCTAAACTTAAATTGAGCGTTAAAAATCTGCTCAATTATAATTACGTAGAGTTTATCGGGAATCTAGCTCCCATCCGGAATTATTCACTAAGCGCCGAGATTTATTTTTAA
- a CDS encoding cation transporter — protein sequence MNRNYKTAFLLTYITIGYNILEGIISVAWGIEDETLSLLGFGIDSFVEVMSGIGLLHMLLRIKNNNGETSDKFERTALRITGAGFYILSAGLVVGSMINTYAGHKPETTVVGIIISVISIITMSVLIYYKMKIGKALQSEAIIADANCTKTCLYLSIILLAASAGYELTGIGGIDSIGAIAIAWFSYKEGKEAFEKAKGNLICSCGH from the coding sequence ATGAACAGAAATTATAAAACAGCTTTTTTATTAACTTATATAACAATCGGATATAATATACTCGAAGGTATAATTTCCGTTGCCTGGGGAATAGAAGATGAAACTCTATCTCTTCTGGGATTCGGAATCGATTCGTTCGTAGAAGTAATGTCCGGAATCGGACTTCTGCACATGCTTTTACGTATAAAAAACAATAACGGAGAGACAAGCGATAAGTTCGAAAGGACTGCGCTAAGAATTACAGGCGCGGGATTTTATATTCTGTCGGCAGGCTTGGTTGTAGGCTCTATGATTAATACTTACGCAGGACATAAACCGGAGACTACCGTTGTAGGGATTATTATTTCCGTAATTTCCATAATAACAATGTCTGTTTTGATTTATTATAAAATGAAAATCGGAAAGGCTCTTCAATCGGAAGCAATAATCGCCGATGCAAATTGCACAAAGACGTGTCTCTATCTATCGATTATATTGCTTGCTGCCAGCGCAGGCTACGAATTAACGGGTATAGGCGGCATCGATTCGATTGGAGCGATTGCGATTGCATGGTTCTCTTACAAGGAAGGCAAAGAAGCTTTCGAAAAGGCTAAGGGAAATTTGATTTGTTCATGCGGGCATTAA
- a CDS encoding aldo/keto reductase, giving the protein MEYVHLGRSGLKVSRLCLGTMNFGPYTSDEESFRIMNRALELGINFFDTANVYGWDKGAGYTEQLIGKWLSEDPSRRDKIVLATKVYGKMGDGPNDSGLSAYHIKRACEDSLKRLKTDRIDLYQMHHIDRNTPWDEIYQAMEQLVREGKIIYVGSSNFAAWNLAEAFYKAKERNFLGIISEQSIYSLRNRNIELEVIPACKAFGIGLIPWSPMGGGILCGVLEKAKEGRRTREPLQKSVEKLRPQLEAYEKLCKEIGQKPADVALAWTLSNPAVTSPIIGPRTVEQLELNYNALNIKLDEDTLKKLDEIWPGPGNQAPEAYAW; this is encoded by the coding sequence ATGGAATACGTTCATCTTGGAAGGTCGGGGTTGAAAGTCAGCAGATTGTGCCTCGGCACTATGAACTTCGGACCTTATACGAGCGACGAAGAGAGTTTTCGAATTATGAACCGCGCTCTCGAATTGGGAATAAATTTTTTTGACACAGCAAATGTTTACGGTTGGGATAAAGGAGCAGGCTATACCGAGCAATTAATCGGCAAATGGCTCTCCGAAGATCCTTCGAGACGCGATAAAATTGTTCTGGCGACAAAGGTTTACGGAAAAATGGGCGACGGTCCCAACGATTCCGGATTGTCCGCTTATCATATCAAAAGAGCATGCGAAGACAGTCTGAAGAGGCTGAAAACAGACCGCATCGATTTGTATCAGATGCACCATATCGACAGGAACACTCCCTGGGACGAGATCTATCAGGCGATGGAACAGCTTGTACGCGAAGGTAAAATAATTTACGTGGGAAGTTCGAACTTTGCGGCTTGGAATTTGGCGGAAGCGTTTTATAAAGCAAAAGAAAGAAACTTTTTGGGTATAATTTCGGAGCAGAGTATTTACAGTTTACGCAATAGAAATATTGAGCTGGAGGTAATTCCCGCTTGCAAAGCTTTCGGTATCGGTTTAATACCGTGGAGTCCGATGGGCGGAGGAATCCTATGCGGCGTATTAGAAAAAGCAAAGGAAGGAAGGAGAACCAGAGAGCCGCTCCAAAAGTCGGTGGAAAAACTTCGACCTCAATTGGAGGCATATGAAAAATTGTGCAAGGAAATCGGTCAAAAGCCCGCGGATGTGGCGCTGGCATGGACGCTGTCGAATCCGGCGGTTACTTCTCCGATTATCGGACCGAGAACCGTCGAACAACTTGAACTAAATTACAATGCTCTGAATATCAAACTTGATGAAGATACACTGAAAAAACTCGACGAAATTTGGCCCGGACCCGGCAACCAGGCGCCCGAAGCTTATGCCTGGTAA
- a CDS encoding DUF4342 domain-containing protein, whose amino-acid sequence MINEFKVKGKELLGKIEELIKEGNVRRIIIKDEKGNTYIEIPVTVAVLGALFAPVLAAVGALAGMAANFTVEVVKRQNDESDEL is encoded by the coding sequence ATGATTAATGAGTTCAAAGTTAAAGGGAAAGAGCTTCTCGGTAAAATCGAAGAGTTGATCAAAGAAGGCAACGTGAGACGCATTATTATAAAAGACGAAAAGGGAAATACGTATATCGAGATACCGGTTACGGTCGCCGTGCTCGGAGCTCTCTTTGCGCCGGTGCTGGCGGCTGTAGGAGCCCTTGCCGGCATGGCTGCAAATTTTACGGTGGAAGTGGTTAAAAGGCAGAATGACGAATCCGACGAGCTTTAA